The following are encoded in a window of Bradyrhizobium guangdongense genomic DNA:
- a CDS encoding ABC transporter ATP-binding protein, giving the protein MIPKKASPTDQPAAHLRLVNDRAGDASGITLSGVSKTYRTRDGDVPSLRPLDFHINDGEFFVVVGPSGCGKSTLLKLISGLLPPTTGEVLVEGEKVTTPHGNVGIVFQNALLLPWRNILGNVMLPIDMKRLPRQEYLDRAKSLLKLVGLEGFEKKLPWQLSGGMQQRASICRALVHDPRIMLMDEPFGALDALTRERMNVELMRIQRETKKTVLLITHSIPEAVFLADRVLVMTERPGAIAAIYDVPLPRPRSLEVMADPVFTELVQRIRKHFFSQGSLD; this is encoded by the coding sequence ATGATACCGAAAAAGGCCAGTCCAACAGACCAGCCGGCCGCGCATCTTCGACTGGTGAACGACCGGGCCGGCGATGCGTCGGGCATCACGCTGTCAGGCGTATCAAAGACCTACCGGACGCGCGACGGCGATGTGCCGTCGTTGCGGCCGCTCGACTTCCACATCAACGATGGCGAGTTCTTCGTCGTGGTCGGGCCGTCGGGCTGCGGCAAGTCCACGCTGCTCAAGTTGATCTCCGGGCTGTTGCCGCCGACGACGGGCGAGGTGCTGGTCGAGGGCGAGAAGGTGACGACGCCGCACGGCAATGTCGGCATCGTGTTCCAGAACGCGTTGCTGCTGCCCTGGCGCAACATCCTGGGTAACGTCATGCTGCCGATCGACATGAAGCGGCTGCCGCGACAGGAATATCTCGATCGCGCCAAGTCGCTCTTGAAGCTCGTCGGCCTCGAAGGTTTTGAGAAGAAGCTGCCCTGGCAGCTCTCCGGCGGCATGCAGCAGCGCGCCTCCATCTGCCGTGCGCTGGTGCACGATCCCCGGATCATGCTGATGGACGAGCCGTTCGGCGCGCTCGATGCACTGACGCGCGAGCGCATGAATGTCGAGCTGATGCGGATCCAGCGCGAGACGAAGAAGACGGTTCTCTTGATCACGCACTCGATTCCCGAGGCCGTGTTCCTCGCCGACCGCGTGCTGGTCATGACCGAGCGCCCCGGCGCGATCGCCGCGATCTACGACGTCCCGCTGCCGCGTCCGCGCTCGCTCGAGGTGATGGCGGACCCTGTCTTCACGGAACTTGTGCAGCGCATCCGTAAGCATTTCTTTTCGCAAGGTTCGCTGGACTGA
- a CDS encoding ABC transporter substrate-binding protein produces MKRWIGAAAGVLMAFAAMPAQAADKVVLMLNWYVYGEHAPFYYGKAKGIYAAEGIDLEIQEGRGSAATTQAVAAKTADFGYVDVPTMMRAAIKGAPVIATGVLLQTSPMSVMGFVDKNIRKPEDIKGKTVAITPADSMTQIWPLFLKKTGLKESDFKTVAGDGQTKLNAVINGQADLLLGYVMDQSMKIKDATGKDVYPIKFADYGINMVSSGIIANTDYVKANADLVRRFMSATTKAVEAAEKDPKAAAQSILDANPKGGKIDTLTQGFELTIPLYRTAETKSKRPFQVTDQNMTDSVNLMVEYGGLDAKAKENPKAFYTNDYLPKSGS; encoded by the coding sequence ATGAAGCGGTGGATCGGGGCTGCAGCCGGAGTGCTGATGGCGTTTGCAGCCATGCCGGCGCAGGCGGCGGACAAGGTCGTGTTGATGTTGAACTGGTACGTCTATGGCGAGCACGCGCCGTTCTATTACGGCAAGGCCAAGGGCATCTATGCCGCCGAAGGGATCGACCTCGAAATCCAGGAAGGACGCGGCTCGGCGGCAACCACGCAGGCCGTCGCGGCCAAGACTGCCGATTTCGGCTATGTCGACGTTCCGACCATGATGCGCGCGGCGATCAAGGGGGCGCCTGTCATCGCGACCGGTGTGTTGCTGCAGACCTCGCCGATGTCCGTCATGGGGTTTGTTGACAAGAACATCCGGAAGCCCGAGGACATCAAGGGCAAGACGGTGGCGATCACGCCGGCCGATTCCATGACCCAGATCTGGCCGCTGTTCCTGAAGAAGACCGGCCTGAAGGAGAGCGACTTCAAGACCGTTGCCGGGGACGGCCAGACCAAGCTCAATGCCGTCATCAACGGCCAGGCTGATCTCCTGCTCGGCTACGTCATGGACCAGTCCATGAAGATCAAGGACGCCACCGGCAAGGACGTCTACCCGATCAAGTTTGCCGATTACGGCATCAACATGGTCTCCTCAGGCATCATCGCCAACACCGACTATGTGAAGGCCAATGCCGATCTCGTCCGCCGCTTCATGTCGGCGACCACCAAGGCCGTCGAAGCCGCCGAGAAGGATCCAAAGGCGGCGGCGCAGTCGATTCTCGATGCCAACCCCAAGGGCGGGAAGATCGACACGCTGACGCAGGGCTTCGAGCTGACCATTCCGCTGTACCGGACCGCCGAGACCAAGAGCAAGCGGCCGTTCCAGGTCACCGACCAGAACATGACCGATAGTGTCAACCTGATGGTCGAATATGGCGGCCTCGACGCCAAGGCCAAGGAGAACCCGAAGGCCTTCTACACCAACGATTATCTGCCGAAGAGTGGGTCGTGA